The DNA region ttaaacataaaaaaaaaaaaaagtatttatgaaaggtTTGAAACGTActgtaaaattgatgaaaaatttgcattgtttagatagaggaaaaaaagtctATAGAGAATGTTGAgaagtttggggttggagggttggatttcatctacttatattaatgaagaaaaagtctatagaaatcctattctgacagagtttgtgaaagtcagtaactttttgaataccagtagacttttaataactctataaaagtctgaatcgaatacatGTATACTCTTAAAgaattttgaaaagtttgaattgaatacaggtagacttttaaagagtttataaaagtctaaattgaataccaccaaacttttaaagttgataaaagtatttaaaagtttatgaaagtcgtgattgaatacacccccctaagTTTGGGCCTTGGGAACCttttgtcatatttactatttattggtcaaatcaactcttaattctttgttaaatttttttagtatttttttattgttttcaaatttgattttttgtgtttaataatatttttaatgtaatttataaatatatactccgtacattttatatactaatattaaaattaatactatgaaaaattgaattgaaaataactttaatcaagCTTTGTTAATCGAACCAGAaacggagggagtattattCTTGTATTACACAAGCAATTATTCAAACATTCTCACCCTTTTTTTCCATTATTTCGTTCTTGTGTAGTATTTAGAATTCCGTTTTAATTCATTTCATCGCCCATCTTCCCCTCCCTCCTTATGGAAAATTAAAAGAACACATTCACACACATATTCAGCTTGATTTCTTCACAATTATAATTGATAATAAATTTGGTTCGTACGTTTAGTGAAGTAGACTGCTTACAGTCTATGACATATGCTAATGTTTAGGTATTATGAATTTCTAATCACCAAAACATTTTTATTGAGATTCAAGAGGGAATAATAATATTCTCGAGCATAGCTCAACTGGTGAGTCAATAACCTAAAATAAGttaattgttttaaattatattattagtagtTACAAAGTATATGATTTGATTTAACTAAAACATATCTCacgatttactttttttttttttttatcaaatttttagGACACGAGCAGTAATAACCTTTTAGGTTGGGTTACAAATGCACAATTTTTTTAGGAGGAATAATTATGAGCAAAGACAAAAGTTTAAGTAGAAGTACGAAGATAATAAAGGTTAGATTAGGTGAAGTAAGAAGGTAGCTAAAGATGGACTAAAATTGTACTGTTTaatagagaaaaatatattaaaattataagggAGCAGGGCACATGGTTAGGTTGGTGCAGACTATCTTTATGGTCTTAAGAACACATGTTGTTTCGTTGGCTACttacattattatttaatcCAGGATGTCAAACATTGTACCCGGCATCTTCAAGTACAAATTACTCATTAAAACCTCtaaacatatttaaatataacatAAGATCCAATTAAGTTCAAGGTTTCTAGCTTCTAAACCTAACAGAATATTATGGGACCAcgtttttcataattaattaattgttttatcCTTTTAAGAAAAAAGTTAATGATTATAATTACATAACAGTTGTGTATATAGACATCAATGCAGGCCAGATCTGAAGATAAACAGTGAAAAAGAAAAGGCTTCTATTCTTGGTTGGGTGGCCATGTTGCTCGTTCAAGGTTTGCAGGAAGGCAACAAAGGGAAAAGGACAATGGGTACATATTGCATGCAATTATTAGTTGAATTTGTagtcaattttaaattaattggtTGGATATTTGTGGTGGTGGGTGAGGATTATTTAATCGCAAAACTGGACAAAAATTCGAGATATAATTTGTTAAATCAGTCTCTCAATTTTAATAGTTATCcatatatcttattttatatatgtaatttgatTAATGGCTGaaattatttacatattaattcttctaatattatttaatttaggactagcaatatatatatcatacaaaTTCTTATTGAATATTGATAGTTTTTAGATCATTGGATTCTTGTAATTAGGGAAAACAATTTCAATCCGCTTTGTGCATATCCACATGAATTTATCTCGCATAGATCATGCGTTTTATGGCTAATGGTGTTGGGGCTGGTCTTAAAAATTAAACCTGCAGTTGTTGGGTTGGAcacaaattttatatacaaaactCGCATAGAATCCAAATCGGCAccccaccatatatatatagtcacattgattacatttgttgcttagtaaaaaaaaattaaaaattgttaggATAATGTGTTTTACACGCCTAAAGACAATGATcaaatgtttctttgtttgtgctaagccttaagtttgttatacgagagacatgttcctaacaagtcatactaaagttattgaaatgctttaagaattgaataatcttgaaataagagactaagaagtgaaaaataatgctgtgaatttgattttgatatgataaagagaataaaatgtgaattttgtactttaatcctcaaattttaaatatttttaattttttcgtcaaaagTGACTAAACTTGCCACTTCACAAATAACTGAGGGATTAAACTCGGATATGACCATAACTCAGAGACTGAGTCGTCACTATAACTAttactcagggactaaagatgcaattttttccattttaattttagttgttAAATTATGGGGGTAAGTGTTTCACTCCCATTATTCACAGGCTCATTGAACAGAACAGTGCTGGTTTTTACCTTGTTCAAGTCATGAATACATTACACAGCAGTAGCTATAAAACTTAGAAAAAGCGAAGATTGGTAGGCAGACAGCAGTGATGGGGGTGGGGACAACGCAAAGCAAAGGGATTGGCAATTTGGAATTGGCATTGGCGTGTTGTCAGAGGGAGAAGAAATTTGGAGAGGAAAATAGTGAGCAGGAGCGCTGAGAGAGAAGTGAGAATTGAGTGGTCATTTCTTCAAGGATTGGAATTCCTAGCTAGCCTGCAAAACTCTGCAGTCTCTCACCCACGAGtgcattataataataatgtgagcAGTGATGTAACAAAGGTTGATACACTTGCTATCAAAGACCTGTCAGTCATTCAGGCACTCACACTCCAGTCCAGTCCAGCCCATTTTACTTTGAGGTTAGGTCATTCTCCCCCCCTCCACCCAAAATATAACACTTCTCATTAAAGTTTCTGTTTCATTTAACGTACACAGTACACCCACCCTTAGCTTCTTCACTCCACTCTCCAAACTACATAATGTTTTTACATTATTCCCCCACTGCTTCAATTCGATCTTTTTATTATTGTGCAGGTAGGCCAGACAGAGAGGCTCAGGTGTTGGGTaggagttggtttttttttttgtgtaaaaaattagggatgaaaaggcatgcatgcatgcatttatTATAGCATATATGCAGACAAAGTAGCAGTTTATAATGGTGAGCAGATCAGagcagagagagagatcatttaatttaatataatgggTTTGCAAAAAGAAGCTAAGCTAGGCAGCAATGGATGCCGTGTTCTGTTCACTTACCTTGCAGTCTTCCATGCCGCCTTTGGGAGAGGCAAGTGCATGCTCATCCAGATTAGAATGGGCATAGCGGGTAGTGGAGGGGTGAGGATTCAGGATATATACACAGATAAATAAATCTTTCAAGTGGACTTAAATATTGCAATTCACTTCTTAAGTCAACAAAATTTCATCCAGACCATtggataaaaatatataatttagtgtGTGTTTGGGTTAAACATTAGAATCACGAGAATCAAATGTTTGATAATGCTAATGTATTGAAGTAAGACTTGTCAGTTTGTTGGATAGGAAATAGaaattagaataatattaattagaatgtatgattgaaatgatcaatttattttaattactcAACCACATTGCTCcaatgattgttttttttttttttgaaaagagctctaatgatttttctaaaaaatcGCTTTTACTATTGTCCAAAATCACTTTAAAAAAGTAAGAAAAGTATTCATCATTCAAACCTATGAAAAGCAGGGATTGCACGTAATTTCAACAGCGGCTGACACCCTATAAGACTATGAGTCTATGATTCCATAAGTTGTCTGCTCCATAGGGATTTGTGACATCCAAATCCCTTTACTCCTAAATCCATCTCGTGTGCCCAAAACCCCAACaccaatttctttttaataataatgttactcTCAATTCTCAAATAATATGTAGgtataatgtgtgtgtgtgtatatatatatatatatatatatatataatacttttaataagATTGgtatgtttttactttttacataaatctaaataaaagaatgttaaataatcaaaatattttcatttgtgaaaagaatgatttaattttttaacttaagcaaaaaacacaataaaaagTGAAGGTTTCCAAGTATTATGGATGTGAATCATAGTCCAGAACTGATGGCTAATCGGATAAAACTGAAATTTTTTTGAGTTAGAGCTGAAATACTTTACCAAATAAGTCTAAAATCGACAAGTCCAGTAGTCTAAATGGACTAGTACAATATTTAGTGGACTAACCTAAAATTACTACTTAAGAGTATTATTTATTACATAAGTGATATGGAATAAAATATACATGAAATTTATATGTAAACTTATCTctagtattttttattaagttttcaaataaaattttaacaataaattaataaatttatcacaaaataaaatatttttatgaaaataaataatgaaaaataaaagaacttaCTACAAGTATTATACTGTAGcataagtatattaattattccGTATTTTTAgtagaaattttaaaatgttggtttaaaattttttttatcctaAAGTTATGTGTCATTTCATTACTGGGGTACTGCAGCAGAGACACAAATTGCAATTGAAGACGACAATAGACTCTATCTCTAAGTTatggattttttcaaaataataataataataataataataataataagtcaatGAGAGATCATCATCAATGAACATAATAGGCTCATCTTCTAGGTTTCCAAATATCACATTAATGACTGgccttttttttcctttcagaTCTGTTGAATCATCCATCTTTGCTTTGTCATCGTCGGTGGGATAAGGATCAGTCGATTCATTGTATAAAGGACAAGTTAGAGTAGTTACCTAGTTAGTACAGACTATATTTTCCTTATTGAAAAGCAAAAACCAACTAGTACTAAAGCTTATACaagtcattcaaaaaaaaaaagtcattcaACCAAAATGGCAATAAATACAACACTACAAGTCATATTCTCACCATCTTTCTTCCAACCATCACTGAGAAACAACCATAATGCCTCCCATATAACTCAAACATTGTTaagatttgaaaatatatatgtgcaattatagtCACAAACGTACAGATAACGTGAATATGATctacattaaaaattacttgtactttttttttttaaggggtGGGACCAACTGGATTGGTAGTAAAGAAGGGATTTATGCACATTCCTGCAAACCTGAATCAATGAATGCCATCTAAAGAAAGCTACTTCACCTGAGCATATAAAGATGTAAAAAAATGGTTTGCTCAATGGAATGAATTTTGATTGTGATTCGCAAGTAATGCCatctttcgttttttttttttttagtattactatatCTCCGTTATAGCTCTAATTCATGTGATTGACCTTTCAAATATTCATCATTTACGTACTGGCGGAACCACCATGTCGCTGCATTGCTGCAACCAGCTCGCCACACCGTGGGCACTGGAATGATGGAGCTGCAGAGCACCGAGTTTGAAGACAGTAGTAACAAAACCTGCCAATGATGAAATTCCATTAATTTACCGTTATTTTCAAAAATGATAAATTGAAATGTGAATCTAGTAGTGAGACTAGTAACTTCTATGCGACTGCTACCATGCTATGATGAATGCCAATGACAATGAACAATTTAGTTAAACAACCTAAAACACATTGAAATCCTTATTCATTGCAAATAACAAGAAATGTTAATTCTACATCCACACTTTCTCTAAGAAATATGACACATAATTCATTTTCTTAGAGACATCTCATCAGAGGTGGATTCAACTCAATCAAAGAATTGCCCACTGATGTTTTCCATTCTAGTAAGGCTTTGCGTCGAGTGCACTGAAAAAGTATATCTTCACAATCCAAAATTGtttgaaattataaacatagtTAATACCCAATGCTATTGAGACATTTACATAAAGATGCAAAGCTGACATGAAATAGTATAATTGCATACCTATGCTGACAAGGGATGGCTAAAAAAGGAAGCGTGGGAATCGCTTGACAGATGGGACACAAGGTTTCATCAGTTGCAGAATTTGAGGATTTGTCCTTTGAGAATGGACGAAGAAAGTTTTTTATGGATGATGAGTTGAGCAGGGGAAGAAGCAATAGCAGCATTTCCTGCATATAAAAAGTAGACTTCAGAATAGATGAAACCCCAGAGAAGAAAAATGCTTTAAGGAAGCCAGTTCCATCAGAAACTACTATGGAGTAATTAATTTTCCTCCCATGTAATGGAAAACTTTTCCATCAACAATTAGTCATTTGCTTCAGGGAGGAAAAAGACATAAAATTTTACTTGTTCAGGCAAACTCCTAATAAAGCTGAGAGGAGAATTACCGAGAATTCATTCCACACCAACTGACGATTCATGTACTCAAAGCTTACAGCTCGATTCATGTTAGGGCTTCCATAAACAAGCCTTGCTCTTAAAGCTCTCTCAATAAGACTCCTATACCTGCACAAAGTCGATAATTTGAGCAAAAACTCATAATAGTTGCAAGCTGTGTAAATGCTACAGCCATGCTTCTAGTCCAATACAGAAGTAATTGTGCACAACAGATTACAAATGAACACTACTCCACTAAAAAGAAGTCAATTGTACTCAACAAATCACAAATGAGCCCCTACTTTATAGGTTGAGGTTGCCCAATCAGTTTGTTTCAAGGCAACTTGATGCAGTCAAAAGGAGTGAAAACTGAAAAGGCCAAAACATTGCATTTCAGTAGCCTACCTTCCAGTGTAAAGGAATAGAAGGAGGTTGCTGAAAGATGCTGCCTTATAAATTCCTTCTACATGTTGTATTAACAGCCAAATCCATCGTGCTAAAGATCTCTGCAGAAGGCACAGAAAGTAGAACACTTAGTAAGCATGCTCTAAATCAATTTTCTCAATTACATTGGTTTTGTCATGACTTTCAGACAATAAACTTGGTAAGAAACACAATCTAAACTTGAATGTAGCCATCAATTAGACCACTTCACCCAACGGGCTGGACAGAAATCAAAGCATGGTCATAACATCAGCAAATTGAATAACCCACGATCTGCTTCAGAGGACAAAGGCAAAAGGATTCTGAAAATTTTGCTGGTCCAAACCCACTTTTATGAAGATTCTTGTCCTAATGCTTTGGTAGTTTAGTGCTCCATGTTAGGTTGTACCAAAAGGGTTTTAATCCATTAAccttatctttcatttttcaaacCCACACATGTAGAGCAGGTTTCCAGCATACATAATACTCCATAGTATCTTAATTTGAAAAGCATGCTGTTTCTAGAGCTATTTTTGCACTATTCGACTATCCTTTTTCTTCCAGAACCCAATGCTGAACCCACTATGACCTTGTTCTTTTTCAATACACTAGTGTATCtttaaaaacagaaaacatttAGCAAAAAAAGGAATGTAATACCTGCTCAGAGTCACCCCATCTTCGGAAAGCAGAAAAAGATTGTAATCTGGCCCAGAAATATTGACCACCAACGGTTGCAATACAGTACAAGATCTTCTGAGCAACAGTAAGCCCAGGTCCCTCTAATCCTGTTCGGACTAAATGATGAAATAGGGGAGGGGTGAAGTTATTACCTTTCAGGACCGAAAAGGATACTAAACTGAGAATCAGTTCAGGGATGGGACAATAATTAACTAGAGTTAGGGTTAAAGCATGATAATAGAGTTTTATGGATTTGTTTATGAGAAGTCATGGAAATGGACAGCTTTATGCATCTCAAGTCACATGTCTGCGCAACAGAAGATAAAGCCTTCATCTCGACAGGGAAAGTTAAAATTTTCAGGAGAGGTTACCAGAATTACGCTTAACTGGAGGAGgtcaatgttatatatatttttttgcaattacaataatttattttacctAAAGTCAACATTGGCAGTTAGCTAACCTATGTTTGGCCCACTCAAACAGGATCAAGCAGAGAAAGCTAGGAGGTTCTTACCTTTTCCTCGCATCTCAATTGCACGTTCATCTCTATACCGCAAATTCATTAGACCATTGCCCGGAGTTGGCTTATCGACCCAGATAGAAAACCGCCAAATGAGAAACTCAAGGAAAGCATCAAGTTCTGGCTCATATTGAAATAACATTCCTGGCTAATGTCaacgaaagaagaaaaaaagaaattaattgaatGCCTACCAAAGCTGTCTCACATTCCTTATTAGTTAATAGACATGGTTATCAACCAACCAAATAAGAGAAATCATATATACACTACCTTCATCAAAGAAAAGATCTTAACCAACTGTTCTTTTAACATGGCTGACATTTCAATGTCCAGTCTGGCTGCATCAATCTGATTTACTC from Ipomoea triloba cultivar NCNSP0323 chromosome 6, ASM357664v1 includes:
- the LOC116021688 gene encoding peroxisome biogenesis protein 2 — protein: MVRETLASSSSSSPSGSPSTSINPPPPEDAWINTYQKLIPRWQSTTPSHQSAIPIAISRVNQIDAARLDIEMSAMLKEQLVKIFSLMKPGMLFQYEPELDAFLEFLIWRFSIWVDKPTPGNGLMNLRYRDERAIEMRGKVRTGLEGPGLTVAQKILYCIATVGGQYFWARLQSFSAFRRWGDSEQRSLARWIWLLIQHVEGIYKAASFSNLLLFLYTGRYRSLIERALRARLVYGSPNMNRAVSFEYMNRQLVWNEFSEMLLLLLPLLNSSSIKNFLRPFSKDKSSNSATDETLCPICQAIPTLPFLAIPCQHRFCYYCLQTRCSAAPSFQCPRCGELVAAMQRHGGSAST